The nucleotide window TCACAGCGGACTTCCTGTCAAGACTGCCAAACATTGCCGctgcaggagaggagggtggtaatGTGGCGAAGGCCCGTCACTGATTACGGACAGCACATGGCGCACTCAGTAAAACacccatccccagcagtaatagtgactgggtctgaaccagagctgctgtatggagctgtctcatatagaggcagcagcaacctgcacaggtgtgctgatggtggaggataccatctttaattggataattgagttaattagcttttggttcgtctagggggaggggcttagcagttacaagcctcaggttaccaaggctttgggattagttttcttttgtgtttagtctgaaggtggatatatatacacacatattatattgtatacacatacacacacacacagaatttttttttcttattctcCAGCTTCTTCTCATCTTGATGAGTCTTCTTCAGGTTATCAAACTTCTCATGAAGCTCTTTGTCAGACTCCTTCTCTTTTACCCTCATGACAAACCTTTGTCtcatctcttcctcctttttctgCAGCTCAGTGAAGAATTCATTTCTCTTTGCCTCATAGGTTTCCTGCAAACTGAATGGTTTGCTGTCAGGATCAGTGTCTTTAAATCCCATTTCCTGCACTCTCTTCAGAGGTATAGGTTCAAATCCCACCCCTGCCACCATATGTCACAAAAAAACGAATATAGCCActctcagactaaacacaaaagaaaactaaccccaaagccttTGTAACCTGAGGCTtgtaactgctaagcccctccccctagaccaaaccaaaagctaattaactcaattatccaattaaagatggtatcctccaccatcagcacacctgtgcaggttgctgctgcctctatatgagacagctccatgcagcagctctggttcagacccagtcactattactgctggggatgagtgttttaccgaaTGCGTCATGTGCCGTCCATAATCAGTGATGGGTCTTTGTCACGCTTTTCAATGTGAACATACTTTGATTGCTCAGTGAATGCTTTCCCACGCTCGGTGCAGGGGAACGGCCTCTCCCTGGTGTGGACTCGCTGGTGGCTCATCAGGCTCgatgaccgactgaatcccttcccgcagtcggAGCAGATGAAAGGCCTCTTCTCAGTGTGAATCTGCAGGTGTGGCAGTAGACTGCATGACTGAGTGAA belongs to Mobula hypostoma chromosome 10, sMobHyp1.1, whole genome shotgun sequence and includes:
- the LOC134352485 gene encoding zinc finger protein 664-like, with amino-acid sequence MRLQQARNKEKPFTCSDCGKGFSRSSSLMIHQRVHTGDRPFPCYTCGKQFTQSCSLLPHLQIHTEKRPFICSDCGKGFSRSSSLMSHQRVHTRERPFPCTERGKAFTEQSKYVHIEKRDKDPSLIMDGT